A region of the Dreissena polymorpha isolate Duluth1 chromosome 6, UMN_Dpol_1.0, whole genome shotgun sequence genome:
ACAGCTACAAAAAGCTATTGCAAGTTATACACGGATATGTATCACCCATATGTATTGTATCCGTCCCTTTTAAAAGCCTTTCTTGTGAGGATTGTGCTATTTATGTGCTCATGACAAACGTCATGACTACAGAACGGAACCCAGTAGAAATCTACGTTTCCATATGACGATTCTTTTTTCAAATGTAACCCATGTTATAACGACATTATCGTGCGTTACAAGTGAGTGGAGAACTATGTTCATGCAAAAACTGCATGAATATACAGTGCGAAACGCCAGTCGAGCACTTACATCAACACTTTGTCATAGAGATAAAGTAAAAGTGTTTAACCGAACAAAAACATCACACAGACATTTAAAGACAAACAATGCAATATGTTCACATACTTTTTATAATTCCTTGACTCGAATGTTGCAGTGTGCTTGTTGCGCTTACGATCGTCACGCCGTGCCAGACCTAACAGCTGATGATATTGATATTTATCATATACCTTTTAGCATACTTGTGTATGTAATATATCTACGTTGTATGGGTTTATGTGTACAGATTTTAGCTTTGTTACAATTAATTATCCACCGAGTGTCACAACCTAAGCAAACAAAGAATGCAATTACTGTTTGCATAGGCGATGCGGACATCCCAATTAAGATTGAGTCTTCTAGTCCGACTAAAATTCAACAATTGTATGCATGGAACAAACAAGGCTCCTTAATCAAAGCAACTTCATTTAAAACATTCTCCTTAAAAGATGACAATAAAGATTCCTGCAAAGAAGATGTTGATTTTTGCTTTGAAGGAAGTTATGGACATACTGAACACGATTTTCTCGCAACTAGGTTACGTAGAAATACCTGGCTACTAAGCAATGAAATCATGTATGGATTGCCAACCCCAATCTGGGTATTTCCAGTGATAAGCCCAGTGATAACGATCATCAACCGACTTGCTGAGGAAAGAAGCGTGCATCCCAAGGAGAGTATGCGTCATGAACTTTTGCTCCTGTGTACATTTAGAACTTACCCAACGCACGGGAAACCATCGTGTTTAAGGCTTGCCAAGGCCGGTTTCTATTACGTTAGTCAAGGCGATGAGGTCATCTGCTATTGCTGCGCCAAACGCATAAGTAACTGGAACGAAAGGGACGACCCTTTGCACGCTCACAGACTTGTGTCCCCGAGCTGCCCTTTCTTGTTACGCAACTCTGAAGTAAACGAACCAGTCACAGACGACAGCAGCGAGTGTTCAAACCCTCGTCTCAATCGGATTTTGCAATCACTGGATGATTCAGATGAGCCAACCGACAGACGGGAAACAGAGAATGTTTCTGCAGCAAGACCGGACGTTTCATCTTTATCTGCTACAACAAGTTCTCGCACTACAGAGCCTGCTACTAATATACAGAATGGTGTAAGAGGATACTCGGGCGAATGTACATCAGGTCCTTTCACACATGCGTTGACTGCCACTACTAATCGGACTGTTGGTGAATCTCAATTAACAAGTGCACCTGTCCTTCCAGCCAGAAGTTCCATCCCTGCGGGAAGTTTTGCATGTAGCAGTATGGCAGAGGCACCTATCGCTACGCCGAACGCTAGACGTGGAATGGCGATGACTATGAAAGCAGAAGAGCGACAACTACAGGGAGCGTCAAGTAAGTGCTTTAATAAATGATTTACTTAAATTGAATGgactttctttcgaaataatgtGTATAAGTAGTTGATAAATAACGTATCTTAAAATGATGtgcttttaaaatatatgttacaaaGAACAAATGTGTTACTGCATATTAAAGCAAATTGCATACATTGGTTGGTACAGCGAAGCAAACCTACACGAATTTCCATTTCACAATATGGTTATATATCGCggtacatataaaaaaaatgcgaTGTATCGGTATGTGAATAAGTGAAATTGTTACTCTCGCAATAGTCTTCATGTAAGTCGATTGTTGTATAAAGCATAGTTAcgtgttattaaaaatatattaattgtttaaacaacTCCTTAATCTATGATTTTACGCTAAAATCTGGTACGTTTACGGCTTGTTACTAGTATAAAAAATAGGACACGTATAAAGTATTTCCCA
Encoded here:
- the LOC127834812 gene encoding uncharacterized protein LOC127834812: MTILFSNVTHVITTLSCVTSEWRTMFMQKLHEYTVRNASRALTSTLCHRDKVKVFNRTKTSHRHLKTNNAICSHTFYNSLTRMLQCACCAYDRHAVPDLTADDIDIYHIPFSILVYVIYLRCMGLCVQILALLQLIIHRVSQPKQTKNAITVCIGDADIPIKIESSSPTKIQQLYAWNKQGSLIKATSFKTFSLKDDNKDSCKEDVDFCFEGSYGHTEHDFLATRLRRNTWLLSNEIMYGLPTPIWVFPVISPVITIINRLAEERSVHPKESMRHELLLLCTFRTYPTHGKPSCLRLAKAGFYYVSQGDEVICYCCAKRISNWNERDDPLHAHRLVSPSCPFLLRNSEVNEPVTDDSSECSNPRLNRILQSLDDSDEPTDRRETENVSAARPDVSSLSATTSSRTTEPATNIQNGVRGYSGECTSGPFTHALTATTNRTVGESQLTSAPVLPARSSIPAGSFACSSMAEAPIATPNARRGMAMTMKAEERQLQGASNNRSFETREKLLNENRALKAQSKCLRCRRNDVCVAFLPLRTPGFL